Proteins from one Legionella taurinensis genomic window:
- the rnr gene encoding ribonuclease R: MSRNQLIDKLEIEEQEQEALGFRLKAMVRDGQIMQDRRGRFCLLGRINLQRGTIQGHPDGYGFFIPDDGSDDMVVSAKDMREVMHGDVVLAYQSGVDRRGRAEVKIHEVVEHANTNVVGRFFTEHGVGFLIPDNKRLTQDISIPLEFAGNARNGQIVLAEIIAFPTKRNQAIGKIIHILGEHMAPGMEIEVAIHAHAIPASWPEEVLTEVAKIPMQVKEGDLKGRTDLRDLPFVTIDGEDAKDFDDAVYCYKKGKGYQLYVAIADVSHYVTKDSALDREAANRGNSVYFPGKVVPMLPEALSNGICSLNPKVDRLCMVAEMSISAEGKITRSRFYRAVFHSQARLTYTQVGRWMESNTIDPQYQSLQPMLMSLYELYQVLHKARKVRGAIDFDTTETRIEFDENRKIQRILPVIRNDAHRLIEECMLAANVAVARFLEKASISVLYRVHPVPDEDKIMALRQFLGELGLTLGGGKKPHPKDFQKTMGMIANRPEKHLIETVMLRSLKQAQYHESNDGHFGLAYSAYTHFTSPIRRYPDLLIHRAIGHLIDNHAVDQFSYSEDDMNRLGRHCSATERRADEATREVVAWLKCEYMQDKLGQVFNGTISAVTGFGIFVELDEIYVEGLVHVTSLRNDYYAFDAVKHRLVGERGGQVYRLGDKMKVLVARVDLDERKIDFEPVESESNHE; this comes from the coding sequence ATGTCTCGAAATCAATTAATTGATAAACTCGAGATTGAGGAGCAGGAGCAGGAAGCCCTGGGCTTTCGCTTAAAGGCCATGGTGCGGGATGGGCAGATCATGCAGGATCGGCGAGGCCGCTTCTGCCTGCTCGGGCGCATCAACCTGCAACGCGGTACCATTCAGGGGCATCCTGACGGGTACGGTTTCTTTATTCCCGATGACGGCAGTGACGACATGGTGGTTTCGGCCAAAGACATGCGTGAAGTCATGCATGGCGATGTCGTGCTTGCCTACCAGAGTGGTGTCGATCGCCGCGGACGTGCGGAAGTTAAAATCCATGAAGTCGTCGAACACGCCAATACCAATGTCGTCGGGCGATTTTTTACCGAACACGGAGTTGGCTTTTTAATTCCTGATAACAAACGTCTGACGCAGGATATCTCCATTCCTCTCGAATTTGCGGGCAACGCCCGCAATGGTCAGATTGTTCTGGCCGAAATCATCGCCTTTCCCACCAAACGCAATCAGGCAATTGGCAAAATTATCCATATTCTTGGCGAGCACATGGCGCCGGGGATGGAAATTGAAGTCGCGATTCATGCCCATGCCATTCCTGCCTCCTGGCCGGAGGAAGTGCTGACAGAAGTGGCTAAAATTCCCATGCAGGTCAAAGAAGGCGATTTGAAGGGCCGTACGGATTTACGGGATTTGCCTTTTGTAACCATTGATGGCGAAGACGCCAAGGATTTTGACGACGCGGTGTACTGTTACAAAAAAGGGAAAGGCTACCAGTTGTATGTGGCCATTGCCGATGTCAGCCATTACGTGACCAAGGATTCGGCGTTGGACAGAGAAGCGGCGAATCGCGGCAATTCGGTTTATTTCCCAGGGAAAGTGGTGCCCATGCTGCCTGAGGCTTTATCCAATGGCATTTGCTCGCTCAACCCCAAGGTTGACAGACTCTGCATGGTCGCTGAAATGTCCATCAGTGCCGAAGGAAAAATTACCCGCAGCCGTTTTTACCGGGCGGTATTCCACTCCCAGGCAAGGCTAACCTACACCCAGGTGGGGCGCTGGATGGAAAGCAACACCATCGATCCGCAATACCAGTCGCTGCAACCAATGCTGATGTCGCTCTATGAGCTGTACCAGGTGCTGCACAAGGCACGCAAAGTGCGCGGCGCCATTGATTTTGATACGACTGAAACCCGAATCGAATTCGATGAGAACCGTAAAATTCAACGTATTCTTCCGGTCATACGAAACGATGCCCATCGACTGATCGAGGAGTGCATGCTGGCGGCCAACGTGGCTGTGGCGCGATTCCTTGAAAAGGCATCCATCTCTGTGCTTTACCGTGTTCACCCGGTGCCTGATGAAGACAAGATCATGGCGCTGCGCCAGTTTCTTGGAGAATTGGGCCTGACCCTGGGCGGGGGTAAGAAACCGCATCCTAAAGATTTTCAAAAAACCATGGGCATGATTGCCAACAGACCGGAAAAACACCTGATCGAAACCGTCATGCTGCGTTCGCTCAAGCAGGCGCAATACCATGAAAGCAACGATGGTCATTTTGGTCTGGCTTATTCAGCTTATACCCATTTTACCTCACCCATTCGCCGTTATCCGGATTTATTAATCCACCGCGCTATCGGTCACCTGATCGATAATCATGCGGTTGATCAGTTCAGTTACAGCGAAGACGACATGAATCGACTGGGCCGGCATTGCTCAGCCACCGAGCGGCGCGCGGATGAAGCCACACGCGAAGTGGTTGCCTGGTTGAAATGCGAATACATGCAGGACAAACTCGGGCAGGTCTTTAATGGCACCATTTCAGCGGTAACGGGGTTTGGCATTTTTGTGGAACTTGATGAAATCTACGTCGAAGGCCTGGTCCATGTGACGTCGCTGCGCAATGACTATTATGCCTTTGATGCCGTCAAACACCGCCTTGTTGGTGAGCGCGGCGGGCAGGTGTATCGTCTGGGCGATAAAATGAAAGTCCTGGTGGCGCGGGTGGATCTCGATGAGCGTAAAATTGATTTTGAGCCGGTCGAGTCAGAGAGTAATCATGAGTGA
- a CDS encoding DUF4254 domain-containing protein, translating to MSTLVESIKELHHHRIIDWKQQGITTHEEGFLGLVEQNHAFNYQLWHAEDRARREDMGFEFVYKAKREIDYCNQQRNDRMEAMDQWLYQQLEPQAPDACPVHSETPGMMIDRLSILALKAYHMQEQTERSDADESHRQTCQRKLLIIHAQQLQLLSCLTQLLDDVKNKQRTFRVYHQFKMYNDPSLNPEIYRHR from the coding sequence ATGAGTACTTTAGTCGAGTCAATTAAAGAGTTACATCATCATCGCATCATTGATTGGAAACAGCAGGGCATAACCACCCATGAAGAAGGCTTTTTGGGCCTGGTAGAACAAAACCACGCCTTTAATTATCAGTTATGGCATGCTGAAGATCGGGCGCGACGTGAAGACATGGGTTTTGAATTCGTTTATAAAGCTAAACGCGAAATTGATTATTGCAACCAGCAGCGCAACGATCGCATGGAAGCCATGGATCAATGGCTTTATCAGCAATTGGAGCCTCAGGCGCCTGATGCCTGCCCGGTTCACTCGGAAACACCCGGCATGATGATTGACCGCCTCTCCATTCTGGCGCTCAAGGCTTACCATATGCAGGAGCAGACAGAACGTTCCGATGCGGATGAATCCCATCGTCAAACCTGCCAGCGCAAATTACTGATTATCCATGCGCAGCAACTGCAGTTATTGTCCTGCTTAACGCAATTATTGGATGACGTTAAAAATAAACAGCGGACCTTCAGAGTCTATCATCAATTCAAAATGTATAACGATCCTAGTTTAAACCCGGAGATATATCGACATCGTTGA
- a CDS encoding transporter substrate-binding domain-containing protein, translating to MRFLAKLFLVLLSVNVYAQTIRVGTGLYAPPFEMQADRQKNMYGFDIELMQEICQRAGWRCQFKGMLFEQLFTELKDNTIDLAISAISITSERQKNFLFSLPYMASGAQFLTKSQSPINTILDIRNQRVGIERGTVFKQMLQAQYQDAIDISEYATQQDVLNALSNEEIDAALIDTGAAQYWVVNNSGSFKAIGESLPVGIGYGIMANQSRQDLIATVNRQLLAMENDGAYLKLYSRYFGALRL from the coding sequence GTGCGCTTCCTTGCAAAGCTGTTTTTAGTGTTACTCAGCGTCAATGTATATGCCCAGACCATCCGTGTGGGTACCGGCTTGTACGCACCACCGTTTGAAATGCAGGCCGACAGGCAAAAGAACATGTATGGCTTTGACATTGAGCTCATGCAGGAAATTTGTCAGCGTGCAGGCTGGCGTTGCCAATTTAAAGGGATGCTCTTTGAACAGTTGTTTACTGAACTGAAAGACAACACCATCGATTTGGCCATCAGTGCCATCAGCATCACCAGCGAACGTCAAAAAAATTTCCTGTTCAGCCTGCCTTACATGGCCAGCGGCGCCCAGTTTCTGACCAAAAGCCAATCGCCCATTAATACCATCCTGGATATCCGCAATCAACGCGTCGGCATTGAACGGGGCACCGTCTTTAAACAAATGCTTCAGGCGCAATACCAGGATGCCATCGACATCAGCGAATACGCTACGCAGCAGGATGTCTTAAACGCATTAAGTAATGAGGAAATCGATGCGGCCCTGATTGATACCGGTGCCGCCCAATACTGGGTAGTTAATAACAGCGGCTCGTTTAAAGCCATCGGCGAAAGCCTGCCCGTTGGTATAGGCTATGGCATCATGGCAAACCAAAGCCGCCAGGATTTAATTGCAACGGTCAACCGGCAATTGCTGGCCATGGAAAACGACGGCGCTTACCTTAAACTATACTCCCGCTATTTTGGAGCCCTGCGTTTGTAG
- a CDS encoding branched-chain amino acid transport system II carrier protein, whose amino-acid sequence MPHYKSIFVYGFAIFAMFFGSGNLVFPLEIGHAAGGSWVYGFFGLLLTGIFLPLAGLFVIKLHHGDYRAFFNGAGKLAGGLLPLLMLALLGSFGVVPRCITVAYGSMSYLIPQIHLLPFSLFFCLITFLCCLDDRIMVKILGKWMSPVLIITLLILIGMAVIQSPETSQAIKPSISLTNGFLTGYQTMDLFAAFFFSALIFNQIQQQFPNASQSDIIRFAIKPSLLGASLLALVYLGFVYMGAHYQALLEHVKPELMLPAIAANTLGSRATLIMGVAMFFSCLTTAVALNNLFARYLHSSLKLGENRFPLLLAGTTLTSFVVSLLDFRGIAAFLAPVLELTYPGVIALTLLGLVLRKKPALKALAFYSITLMTLLIAGLSLLR is encoded by the coding sequence ATGCCGCACTATAAATCCATTTTTGTCTATGGCTTTGCTATTTTTGCCATGTTTTTTGGCTCGGGCAATCTTGTTTTCCCCCTCGAAATAGGCCATGCCGCAGGCGGGAGCTGGGTGTATGGTTTTTTTGGATTGTTACTGACCGGTATTTTTCTGCCGCTGGCCGGGCTGTTTGTGATTAAACTGCACCATGGCGATTACCGTGCTTTTTTTAATGGCGCTGGAAAACTGGCCGGTGGGCTGCTGCCACTGTTGATGCTGGCTTTACTCGGTTCCTTTGGCGTTGTGCCGCGATGCATCACTGTCGCCTACGGCAGCATGAGTTACTTAATTCCCCAGATTCATCTTTTGCCCTTCAGCCTTTTCTTTTGCCTCATTACCTTCCTGTGCTGCCTTGACGATCGCATCATGGTCAAAATACTCGGCAAATGGATGAGTCCGGTCTTGATCATAACCTTACTCATCCTGATAGGTATGGCGGTTATCCAGTCCCCGGAGACCTCTCAGGCCATCAAACCATCCATTTCGCTAACCAATGGCTTTCTGACTGGCTATCAAACCATGGATTTGTTTGCTGCCTTCTTTTTTTCCGCCTTGATTTTTAACCAGATTCAGCAACAATTTCCCAACGCCAGTCAGAGCGACATTATACGTTTTGCCATCAAACCGAGCCTTCTGGGGGCAAGCCTTCTGGCCTTAGTGTACCTGGGCTTTGTCTACATGGGTGCGCATTACCAGGCCCTGCTTGAACACGTGAAACCTGAACTGATGTTACCGGCAATCGCTGCCAATACCCTGGGCAGCCGGGCTACCCTTATCATGGGTGTCGCCATGTTCTTCTCCTGTCTGACCACGGCTGTGGCGCTGAATAATCTGTTTGCACGTTACCTGCATTCGTCCTTAAAGCTGGGTGAAAACCGCTTTCCACTCCTCCTTGCCGGCACCACCCTGACGTCGTTTGTCGTCTCTCTGCTGGACTTCAGAGGAATCGCTGCGTTTTTAGCGCCAGTACTTGAATTGACTTACCCAGGCGTCATCGCCCTGACGCTGCTTGGTCTTGTTTTGCGGAAAAAGCCTGCCCTTAAAGCGCTGGCCTTTTACAGCATTACCTTAATGACCTTATTGATAGCGGGGCTTTCACTCCTTCGCTAA